The genomic region GTGCATTTTCTTTTGGTAGAAGTGAAAAATCTGTCTCAACAATACTAAGATTCTTTAAATATCAACGTGATGAAAAAAATtatcataaatacatatattttcttatgaAAGACATCAGTTTAAGGCCTGAAGGCTTATACATAATCCTTGTGTTGTTAAGCGTGAATGAAGATTTTCACAAAAGTAGCAATATGACTTTAATGGTCAGAAAGAGAATCCATTAATCCTACAAGCCAGGTTAAGATCTCCTAGAAGTTAGATTTATTTGACAGGGATGTAATGTCACAAGAAATAGTAATATAAGCACCGATGAAGTTTTTTTCCATAAGAAAATTAAGGGGGTTTTCAGTGTCCAGATTTTAATACATCCGCActgtgtggaatataaaacaataataagcTTAAATACAAGAATCAAGTCTGCTTTTGTATTAGCTTCCTAGTGAATGTCCTGATGAACCCAGGATAGCCACAGAGTCTGAAGACAACCACTCAGAAACATACTGAGATCTGTTTAATAGTTTTTGAAGGTTTTTCCTGTAAAATGGCTTGTATTTCCACAGGTACAAtagtgaagaaataaattttccaatttgacatgaaatataaaagaaCAGTTTTACAAATATAGCCATAAAATTTAACTGCTCATAACACTATACATGGTAAATATGACCACCCCTTAACTTCTAGACTATTTAATACAGGGAAGCAATTTGTCATTtccactaaaacaaacaaacaaacaaaaaaacccacaaaaaaacaaaaaacaaaaaaaaacccagcttccctttcattgagtttattttgtttagaaagTTAAATAGAACtggaaaaatatttgcttttcccTACCTTCATCTAAGGATTGTTCATGAGGGCTAAAATTTACTTGAGAGGATGtaagttttataaaaaagaaatactgagaAGTCTTGTTTTACTGCTTCAATAATTCTTACACTCTTTCCAAAAGATCCTAGTCTCCTCATTGGCCTTTGACTGGGTCATAGAAGCGATCACAGGGTGGCTCCATGTCCAGCACCGATGACGGACCTTCATACCTTCAGCCCATGGAGGCTGGACTGTGGGGATGTAAGGTTGACAGGCAAGGGAACGGAGCTGGACCTGGCTTAGAATCAAGGTTCCGTGGCTTGTCTATCAGAAATTCCATGTCACAAGGCAGGATCACTCGAAGACAGCTAGGTAGTAGCCAGCATTAACAATGGTGTGATCATAACTCTTTCATGCAAGTCCAGAGAACAGAatggcttttaaaaacaaaagaagtcgATCAAAATCATAGGACGGCAGGTGACAATTCTGTGGCCTGTGTCACACTTAAATCAAGATGTGGGAAACATTTCCCTTACACTCTCAAAAGTGCCCAAACAACAATACTGAGCTCCCACATCACAGGAGTTGGAGTTTTTCTATGTAAGCAAAAGTAAAGCATTGAAGCTTTATGAAGCACTCTCCTCAACTCTCCTGATACAGTATATggcaaaacttaaaaataatttccctatTGATACTGGAAATAAATTCTACTACAATCATGTGTATGCCAGTTCCTGGCATATTTCTGCATCCAGATTCATTAGTCTCCTTAATGGAGCCCATCGTTTTTCCAAtggctttctcctttctctaaacCCTAACCCTGAAATTCTATAACCAGTTATATCACGTGGCTTCCCTGAGGCACAAAGGTACCAAACTCTATAATTAACTATCAAGGAATGATAAATATGCTCTATTTATATTAAAGGATTTTAATTCTTTGGGGCCACAGTGGGGGAAAAAACCCAGAAAGCTTAATACTCTGCAGTGTGAACTGTAGCCCTTTTTGCAAAAAGCATAACCAAATAAGGGAAATGTTAAGAGTTGCAGCATGCATGACCCGGCAGCACcgattattaataaaaaattctgGACTAGAAAAATATTGAGTTGTAACCCCAttcactcttaatttttttttttttttttttggtagtaaacaactggaaaaaaaaaataccaatgggAATACATCACTGGGGCCAAACTTCTGGAAACCTATTCACAAAAGGCATTTCGGTCAGGCCGAGATGGGGATAATTGGTCAGTAATTTCCTATGAATGCACATAGGGGAGTGAGACTCACCCTTCAATGTGGTGGCAAGCAAgacataaaaacagaaatgacCTCTGAGAGGTTACCCTTTCTGAACTAGATGACTCTACTTTGGTGATTAGAGTTCTTTATTCCTACACACTGACACTCTCAACTCTGAGAAAGAAATCTCATTAGCCAAGATCATAAGGGGATCTGACTAGACATGGCCAACCAAGATGAACATGGTTTCCTTTTTGCAGACTTTCCCCCCATGCTGTGGTGTCCTAGGCAGGTGGGAGGGATCTCATGTGGAGATCAAAAGACAAGATGTAGTGCCCTCCAAgagtttgaaatttattttccaaatttcagcTTCCATTTAGCTATCCAAATTTGCTAAAAGTCAGAAACTTCAGGTTGGAAGATAATTTTGTTTTGAGGCATATGTTGTATGCAGAACTGCCAGACTCCTATATAGTTcttgaaatggaaaattatatcAGAGCACAACTTTctggaaaaaaagttttttttgaTAGGCAAAAATCCAGTCTTTCTGGATGCTAGACCATTTACCTTACAAGATACCTTTAGGGTATCTAGAGTCCTCAAACCACCTTCTAGCTCTATAGCAAGAAGAGGGACTGTGTGCCTCCTTTACCATTTTGGGAAGCCCGAAGAATCACAGAATGAAAGGACACACTCTATCAGTGAAAGCTAATCACTGGAGACTCTGGCTAAATTAAGAGGCATTTGACGTATTAGTTAGGCAACCCCATTGCTTTCTTTTCTGTCTGCAGGCAGAGTATGCTACATAGAACAGGGTAAGCGATCAGTAAGAGGACTGTCGTTGGATTTTCACATCACTTAAaacctaacaaaacaaaaaacatctcaTCCTACACAATAGTCTCCATGGAAGAGTAAAGCTATTTTATAACAGAGGCTGAACTTCTTATACATTAAGTCAAGTTAAGCAGCAGCAATCAAGAGTAATATAGCTTACCACTTTAAGGAAAAGGACATTCAAAAATGGGtcagaacaataaaaaataggcaaaatatatGCCAGTAGGCAAAACAAGGAAAAACCAATTCAAGTACAGATATAGTATATTAGAACCATATAAATTAGATATCTTTACAAAGGTTAAAAAATGTAGTACGAATGTGCAGTGGTCAATTGAAGAGGATGTTAGcttaaataaatacttgttcCATGTGGCAGGGACCCACCATCTCAGCCAGCTCTGTCCTGTAGGATTTCCATTCTGGGAGCAGTGATGCTCTGGCACCACACAGAACGGGCACCCACGGACTATTATTCCAAGTGGAAGGGAAAAAACAGAGAGGGTTGGAGGGGCTCATCtgaaatttcaatttaattattCCTCAGTAAACACTCATTTGCTCTCTTGAAATCAGGAATTTCAAATTATCTCTGCAGATGTACCACTTGGTGTTGTGTATATCTAATGATCACATTTAAATGTAGcttgatttgcaaacattttcaaaACTTCCAGAGCTCTGTAAGCTGCGAGGGAAGGTGACAGATGGCGGAGAGGGAGTAGATAAAAACGCCTGTGTCATTGTGACGTGTTGCTCTTAGGCTCACAGAATTTTGGCTTTCTTTAGGAAGAAAAGTAAACTTATGAAACCCCAACGAGtggttttataaagtaaaatctcACTTTTAATCGCTCTTAAATCTTAAACAATCCAGTAAGCAAATAAACTTGGTATTATAGTACCTAGGCCATGTTTACTGCTGTAATAATCACCCTCagtgaatggatttttaaaagttgctaCATTTTAATAAACTGAACAGTTCTGGCCATGCACGATGAGTATCGGGGAtgaaatatattagaaataacAAAAGGCAAACTAAAAAGTTATGGAAAGTTCTTTGTTTGAAATGCCAAGGTATTTGGTGAATGTGTGTATAAAATAACTATATTCCaccaaagttaaaaagaaaacaggacaACATATGAATATTCTCTCCcccaaaaagtaagaaaaataaatcagaaaaaaagcccCAGATTTCAAAACCACCACCTGTGCCTAAGGTCTCCTGACTATTGATAACATTTTATAGAGCTACCCTTCGGTATCTGGTCAGATTCTAGCCTGTTGTATCAAGTATTTTCAGACATCGTAGGTCTTTTAGGTAACACCTACACCCTGCAGCACGGACCATGGCTTATTACGAGCCAACAACTTTTGAATAAATTTCTTCACttgtaaaatatgatttaaagtTTTATCCAAGGCTACAAAGGGAAAAAGACTTGTTAAAAACCCAAGGTTGAAATAAAAGCATGGCGCTTTAAGTCCAATCATTACAGAGATCATGTGGTTAACCAGGCCGATTTCAAGGACGATGCCGCTGTTTGGAGCATGCAACACACCACTGGTCTCAAACTCCCAGCGCGTCTCCTCACCAcgttccctcctcccagcctcggGCCCCCTCCCTTAATAAACAACactataaaaaggtaaaatcgAGAGTTAGTGGCAAAAATCTTCACAGTAACTTGTTAATAAAGTCGTAGATGGCTGCCAAGGGCATCAGTCGACTGGACCCTGGAAAATTAATTTGATGCAGTtctgctccccggccagctgcGTGGCACAGAAGGGGCAGGCGGCATGAAACGCGTGAGTTCCGTGCGGCAGTGGGATCTGAGACCAGTACTTCGCAGACTTCTCTGAGCACACGTGTCCACATGGGGTGAATGCGTGTGTTGGCGGTCCTGCGTCCACGTAAAATCCTGCCTCACAGCCGAGCCACAGAGGCACGTAGGGGCCCACAGTCCTGCACATGGGACACTCCCGCTCGTTGGCCTCCGTGTCACTGCGGTGGCCCCAGTTGTGGTAGCCGTGCACGTGGCCGCAGCTGAGGTAGGCCCAGGGCTGCttctcctccaccacctccttccTGTTGATGCTGGGGAAGGCCAGGGTGTTGAGCCCCACGGGGCACTGTGGCCGCGCCGCATTGATCTCCTGCCGTAGGGCTTCGATGTGCTTCTGGGTGGGAGCGTGGAAGAGGCCGTCGGCTGTCCGCCAGAGCAGGGTGGCCCCGCACAGGTCGATGAGGGAGCCGTCCTGCAGCACGTTGGTCTCACTTTCCACCTAGAGCAAGTGGACAGACaggcctttaaaaaacaaaatttggcaAAGCGCCGACATTCtctcatttcaaaataaac from Eptesicus fuscus isolate TK198812 chromosome 5, DD_ASM_mEF_20220401, whole genome shotgun sequence harbors:
- the PELI2 gene encoding E3 ubiquitin-protein ligase pellino homolog 2 isoform X3, whose protein sequence is MKSVQNLEDLTKAISCKGQHSISYTLSRNQTVVVEYTHDKDTDMFQVGRSTESPIDFVVTDTVSGGQNSDEAQITQSTISRFACRIVCDRNEPYTARIFAAGFDSSKNIFLGEKAAKWKNPDGHMDGLTTNGVLVMHPRGGFTEESQPGVWREISVCGDVYTLRETRSAQQRGKLVESETNVLQDGSLIDLCGATLLWRTADGLFHAPTQKHIEALRQEINAARPQCPVGLNTLAFPSINRKEVVEEKQPWAYLSCGHVHGYHNWGHRSDTEANERECPMCRTVGPYVPLWLGCEAGFYVDAGPPTHAFTPCGHVCSEKSAKYWSQIPLPHGTHAFHAACPFCATQLAGEQNCIKLIFQGPVD